Proteins found in one Nitrospira sp. genomic segment:
- a CDS encoding flagellar protein FlgN, whose amino-acid sequence MVSTAQQPLATVSDSLLCHMLDKLTAFQALLIEEQDAIRSLSFGQFTSVTMRKAHLLDEIRELEQQRRNESTLSASYSSPSSRKQQEADLVAAIEQTDRLNRFNAALIGQSLEFLQGTLRIWQRSPQSAALYSSSGTAVASTGGRVRAKG is encoded by the coding sequence ATGGTGTCGACCGCACAGCAGCCACTTGCCACAGTCTCCGACTCCCTTCTGTGCCACATGCTCGACAAACTCACGGCCTTTCAGGCTCTGCTGATTGAAGAGCAGGATGCCATTCGGTCCCTTTCCTTCGGACAATTCACATCCGTGACTATGCGAAAAGCTCACCTATTGGATGAGATTCGAGAATTGGAGCAGCAACGCCGAAACGAGTCGACGTTGTCGGCTTCGTATAGCTCGCCGTCCTCGCGCAAGCAGCAGGAGGCCGATCTTGTCGCGGCCATCGAGCAGACGGATCGGCTCAACCGGTTCAACGCCGCCCTGATCGGGCAGTCGCTCGAGTTCTTGCAAGGCACGCTCCGCATCTGGCAACGCTCACCGCAGTCGGCGGCACTGTATTCGTCCTCGGGCACCGCAGTAGCCAGCACAGGCGGCAGGGTGAGAGCCAAGGGATAA
- the flgL gene encoding flagellar hook-associated protein FlgL, which produces MRVADQQMYNTLLGNLQRSRLQMLTSQEQISSLKRVSTPEDDPSSYGQIVLDKSALSQTTQWVRNINFGTARVNAADQALGQVQNLITRVRELTIQASSDTTSTEGRQSIAKEVRQLQRQLVQLGNTEVAGQAIFGGTKTDVQPFTITSGDTVAYQGNSETQSIAVGENQTVQILVPGSSIFTGSTTNMFDSLRDLLTALESDNRAGIQAGLGNLDLATAQISDAQGTVGALANRLQVTHDALDTATLTITKSISDNQDADLATAITQLRLQEVAVQAASQTFTKIFDSSLINYLR; this is translated from the coding sequence ATGAGAGTCGCCGATCAACAGATGTACAACACCCTACTCGGCAATCTCCAACGCTCCCGCTTGCAAATGCTGACCTCGCAGGAGCAGATCTCCAGCCTAAAGCGGGTCTCGACTCCCGAAGACGATCCGAGCTCGTACGGCCAGATCGTGCTCGACAAGTCCGCGCTCTCGCAAACGACGCAGTGGGTTCGCAATATTAATTTCGGGACCGCACGCGTGAATGCCGCCGATCAGGCGTTGGGACAGGTCCAGAACCTGATCACCAGAGTGCGGGAGTTGACCATTCAGGCAAGCAGCGACACGACGTCAACAGAAGGGCGTCAGAGCATCGCCAAAGAGGTCCGGCAGCTTCAGCGGCAACTGGTTCAACTGGGCAACACCGAAGTGGCCGGGCAGGCGATCTTCGGCGGGACGAAAACGGATGTGCAGCCCTTCACGATCACCTCAGGGGATACGGTCGCCTATCAGGGCAACAGCGAGACCCAGTCGATCGCGGTCGGTGAAAATCAAACCGTGCAGATCCTGGTGCCGGGAAGCAGCATCTTCACCGGGTCGACGACCAACATGTTCGATTCGCTGCGTGACCTGCTCACGGCCCTGGAAAGCGACAATCGCGCCGGCATTCAAGCCGGCCTGGGAAACCTGGATTTGGCGACGGCTCAAATCAGCGATGCGCAGGGCACCGTCGGCGCGCTGGCCAATCGCCTCCAGGTCACACACGACGCCTTGGATACGGCCACCTTGACCATCACAAAATCCATCTCGGACAATCAGGATGCGGACCTGGCAACAGCCATTACCCAACTCCGTCTCCAGGAAGTTGCCGTGCAGGCCGCCAGTCAAACCTTCACCAAAATTTTTGACTCGTCGTTGATCAACTATCTCCGCTGA
- the flgK gene encoding flagellar hook-associated protein FlgK has protein sequence MSGLNGLFGVGSNALASFQRAMSVTGQNIANVSTPGYSRQEAVLTESLPENGRPGQIGTGVQVSEIRRSVDSFVEQQLLSSNERIGQFGASQKALSQIQILFNDANDQGIAAGLNEFFKAWQDVATNPADLTARTVLLTKADGLTKQLNQASSQLSAQRISLDGQIGSGINDINSLASKIADLNGQIKLTEVSGQQANDLRDQRGRFLNDLAGLVDISSIEDGSGQVTVFVGVGQILVTDHTAYKLTGVPDVTNGGLLDVRYDGGTGPNTDITSSISGGRLKGLIDARDTTAAGLQTSLDTLTSQLVSQVNTQHRSGYGLDGSTTQDFFTATGTTASTISMALTDRQKIAASSTAAGVPGNNVNALALANLQTASVAGLGNTTFQSYYGAMAGSFGATLQGATRDLQGQEILHDQLLAHRAEVSGVSMDEELINLLKYQRAFQAASKLITTSDEMLQTILSLKR, from the coding sequence ATGTCGGGACTCAACGGACTATTCGGTGTAGGTTCCAACGCGCTGGCCAGTTTTCAACGGGCGATGTCCGTCACCGGGCAAAACATCGCCAATGTCAGCACCCCCGGCTATTCCCGCCAGGAAGCTGTTCTGACCGAATCCCTCCCGGAAAACGGACGCCCCGGCCAGATCGGAACCGGCGTCCAGGTATCGGAAATCCGCCGCTCCGTCGACAGTTTCGTTGAACAGCAACTCCTGAGCTCAAATGAACGGATCGGGCAATTCGGCGCGTCGCAGAAGGCCCTGTCGCAAATTCAAATCCTCTTTAACGATGCGAATGATCAAGGCATCGCGGCGGGGCTCAACGAATTCTTCAAGGCCTGGCAGGACGTGGCGACCAATCCGGCCGATCTGACCGCGCGCACGGTGCTCCTGACCAAAGCCGACGGGCTGACCAAACAGTTGAACCAGGCGTCATCGCAACTGTCGGCGCAACGGATTTCCCTTGATGGACAAATTGGGAGCGGGATCAACGACATCAATTCGCTCGCGAGCAAGATCGCTGATCTGAACGGCCAGATCAAACTGACCGAAGTGAGCGGGCAGCAGGCCAATGATCTGCGGGACCAACGAGGCCGGTTCCTGAACGACCTCGCCGGACTGGTGGATATTTCTTCGATCGAGGATGGAAGCGGGCAGGTCACCGTTTTTGTCGGGGTCGGCCAAATCCTTGTGACCGACCACACGGCATACAAACTCACGGGCGTTCCCGATGTGACCAACGGTGGATTGCTCGACGTGCGGTATGACGGCGGGACCGGCCCCAACACGGATATCACCTCTTCGATCAGCGGCGGTCGCCTCAAGGGATTGATCGACGCGCGTGATACCACTGCCGCGGGGCTGCAAACTTCTCTCGACACCCTCACGTCGCAGCTCGTGTCGCAAGTGAACACTCAGCATCGTTCCGGTTATGGATTGGATGGATCCACGACACAGGATTTCTTCACGGCCACCGGGACCACGGCCAGCACGATCAGCATGGCCCTGACGGATCGCCAGAAAATCGCTGCCTCTTCGACCGCAGCCGGTGTGCCCGGCAATAATGTCAATGCCCTCGCCCTGGCCAACCTGCAAACGGCTTCGGTCGCGGGCTTAGGAAATACGACTTTTCAAAGCTACTACGGCGCCATGGCCGGTAGCTTCGGCGCCACCCTTCAAGGGGCCACCCGGGACCTGCAAGGACAGGAGATTCTCCACGATCAATTGCTGGCCCACCGAGCGGAAGTCTCCGGGGTCTCGATGGATGAAGAGCTCATCAATTTGTTGAAGTATCAGCGTGCGTTTCAGGCCGCTTCAAAGCTGATCACCACCAGCGATGAAATGCTGCAAACGATCTTGTCTTTGAAGCGATAA
- the flgM gene encoding flagellar biosynthesis anti-sigma factor FlgM: MEISHNGRAADLAKILLGVQDTERTHNKKTASQGTQSQDRVQISEQAKELQRLRAAAEQPDAERDARVGHIRQSVEGGTYNVDGKKVADAIIRNVLTDAVL, from the coding sequence ATGGAGATCTCACATAATGGCCGGGCGGCAGATCTCGCGAAAATCCTGTTGGGAGTTCAGGACACTGAACGGACACACAACAAGAAGACCGCGTCTCAAGGGACGCAGTCTCAGGATCGTGTCCAGATTTCCGAACAGGCCAAAGAACTCCAGCGTCTGAGGGCGGCAGCGGAACAGCCGGACGCGGAGCGTGATGCCAGAGTCGGTCACATTCGTCAGTCGGTCGAAGGGGGCACGTACAACGTGGACGGTAAGAAGGTTGCGGATGCCATCATTCGTAACGTCCTGACCGACGCGGTCCTGTAA